A section of the Pseudomonas tritici genome encodes:
- a CDS encoding autotransporter assembly complex protein TamA, producing the protein MKFPGRFTSGLILLFTSCGALAQSELDVRIKPSNDALKANIEGYIGGVGDRDEEALLRFSRGAEEQARKAAQALGFYQPQIESDVKGGKNPRLILTIDPGEPVHLRDVTIRVDGQAADLKAFRVPVSDDLKSGAVLNHGHYEDAKRLIQNQASRYGFFSGRFTKQKLSVDPQAGVADIELIYDSGPRYTLGKVSFAGDTPFDEELLQRMVPFKSGTPYDSELIAELNQNLQASGFFEGVRVDAAPAASTDDIIPVAVRLETRKPRTMGLGLGFSTDVGPRGKANWTRHWVNPQGHSYGWEAELSAPRQNVGLWYDIPLDPPLTDKLRFAGGYQNEEIANTDTVSKLLTLGPEWHSKLPSGWTRVISLKYQREEYRLGNDSGLSNMVMPGISYSYLRSDNRIDPHHGYRLQFDTKVAKEGLGSDTNLLYGTAMVKGLTTLWDNHRFLARAQVGGSATNGYKSVPPSLRFFAGGDQSVRGYEYQTLSPENDRGDRIGGRYMVALSAEYQYSIAEKWRIATFIDQGNSFNSLDLPSLKTGVGVGIRWVSPVGPIRLDLAHALEDPGGVRLHFSMGPEL; encoded by the coding sequence ATGAAGTTTCCAGGAAGATTTACCAGCGGCTTGATTCTGCTGTTCACAAGCTGCGGCGCGTTGGCGCAAAGCGAACTGGACGTGCGGATCAAGCCCTCAAACGATGCGTTGAAAGCCAACATCGAAGGCTACATCGGCGGGGTGGGCGATCGTGATGAAGAGGCCTTGCTGCGGTTCAGCCGTGGCGCCGAGGAGCAGGCGCGAAAAGCAGCCCAGGCCCTGGGCTTCTATCAGCCACAGATCGAAAGTGATGTGAAGGGCGGCAAGAACCCGCGCCTGATCCTCACCATCGACCCCGGCGAGCCGGTGCATTTGCGAGACGTGACCATACGGGTCGACGGCCAAGCCGCAGACCTCAAGGCCTTTCGCGTGCCCGTCAGCGACGACCTCAAATCCGGCGCCGTGCTCAACCACGGCCATTACGAAGATGCCAAGCGGCTGATCCAGAACCAGGCCTCGCGCTACGGTTTCTTCAGCGGGCGTTTTACCAAACAGAAGCTGTCGGTGGACCCGCAGGCGGGCGTCGCCGATATCGAACTCATCTATGACAGCGGCCCGCGCTACACCTTGGGCAAGGTGAGCTTTGCCGGCGACACGCCGTTTGACGAAGAGCTGCTGCAACGCATGGTGCCGTTCAAAAGCGGCACGCCCTACGATTCCGAATTGATCGCCGAACTCAACCAGAACCTGCAAGCCAGCGGCTTTTTCGAAGGCGTGCGCGTGGACGCTGCGCCGGCCGCCTCGACGGATGACATCATCCCGGTGGCTGTGCGCCTGGAGACCCGCAAGCCCCGCACCATGGGGCTGGGCCTTGGTTTTTCCACCGACGTTGGCCCGCGCGGCAAAGCCAACTGGACCCGTCACTGGGTCAACCCCCAGGGCCATAGCTATGGCTGGGAAGCCGAGCTGTCGGCGCCGCGACAGAACGTCGGCCTGTGGTACGACATTCCGCTCGACCCCCCGCTCACCGACAAACTGCGCTTCGCCGGTGGCTATCAGAACGAAGAAATCGCCAACACCGACACCGTGAGTAAATTGCTCACCCTTGGCCCCGAGTGGCATAGCAAGTTGCCCAGCGGCTGGACCCGGGTGATCTCGCTCAAGTATCAGCGTGAAGAATATCGCCTGGGCAACGACTCCGGCTTGAGTAACATGGTGATGCCGGGGATCAGCTACTCCTACCTGCGCAGCGACAACCGCATTGACCCGCACCACGGCTACCGCCTGCAATTCGACACCAAGGTCGCCAAAGAGGGCTTGGGCTCCGACACCAACCTGCTTTACGGCACGGCCATGGTCAAGGGCCTGACCACCTTGTGGGACAACCACCGCTTTCTGGCCCGCGCCCAGGTCGGCGGCAGTGCCACCAACGGTTACAAATCGGTGCCGCCGTCGTTGCGCTTTTTTGCCGGTGGTGACCAGAGCGTGCGCGGTTATGAGTACCAGACGCTGTCGCCCGAGAACGACCGCGGCGACCGCATCGGTGGCCGCTACATGGTTGCCCTCAGCGCCGAGTATCAATATTCCATCGCCGAGAAATGGCGGATCGCGACGTTTATCGACCAAGGCAACTCGTTCAATTCCCTGGACCTGCCCAGCCTGAAAACCGGCGTCGGCGTCGGTATCCGCTGGGTCTCGCCGGTCGGCCCGATCCGCCTTGACCTGGCCCACGCCCTCGAAGATCCGGGCGGCGTTCGATTGCACTTTTCCATGGGGCCTGAGCTGTGA
- a CDS encoding GNAT family N-acetyltransferase produces the protein MPDTSTAIGEIRLLNSGYSREARSLLYQAYRHEPTFAYIFEAERSGYEQRVRATVRELVKQHFFQKLPAIGLFVNDRLIGIALIAPPQRRLGITESWAWQIRMWLSTGVRGTRRYLDYHHAVLACLPSESVHVLPLLGIHPQFQGKHYGEQLLEAVHNWCADDPHSSGVVLDTGNSRYLDFYKRQGYEEIGEVAVGPVVEHVFFHPNPQSSHAATA, from the coding sequence ATGCCAGACACTTCGACCGCCATTGGCGAAATCCGCTTGCTCAACAGCGGCTATTCCCGTGAGGCCCGTTCCCTGCTGTACCAGGCCTATCGGCATGAGCCAACATTTGCCTATATCTTTGAAGCGGAACGTTCAGGTTATGAGCAGCGAGTGCGCGCCACCGTGCGCGAACTGGTCAAGCAGCATTTCTTCCAGAAGCTTCCGGCCATCGGCCTGTTCGTCAATGACCGGCTCATCGGCATCGCCCTGATCGCTCCCCCGCAGCGGCGCCTGGGGATTACCGAGAGCTGGGCCTGGCAAATCCGTATGTGGCTGAGCACCGGCGTGCGCGGCACGCGGCGTTACCTCGACTACCACCATGCGGTGCTGGCGTGCCTGCCAAGTGAGTCGGTGCATGTGCTGCCGCTGCTGGGTATTCACCCGCAATTCCAGGGCAAACACTACGGCGAGCAGTTGCTTGAGGCGGTGCACAACTGGTGTGCCGACGACCCGCACTCATCCGGTGTGGTGCTGGACACCGGCAATTCGCGCTACTTGGATTTCTATAAGCGCCAGGGGTATGAAGAGATCGGTGAAGTCGCTGTAGGACCTGTCGTGGAGCACGTGTTTTTTCATCCCAACCCGCAGTCGTCACATGCTGCAACGGCTTGA
- the xthA gene encoding exodeoxyribonuclease III translates to MKIVSFNINGLRARPHQLAALIEKHQPDVIGLQETKVHDDQFPLAEVQALGYHVYYHGQKGHYGVALLSRLPALSLHKGFATDEEDAQRRFIWGTFADENGQPVTIMNGYFPQGESRDHPTKFPAKQRFYEDLQQLLESQFRNDQALVVMGDVNISPEDCDIGIGADNAKRWLKTGKCSFLPEEREWMARLKNWGLVDSFRHLNPDVADRFSWFDYRSRGFEDEPKRGLRIDVILASNGLLPRVKDAGVDYDLRGLEKPSDHAPIWLELS, encoded by the coding sequence ATGAAAATCGTCTCCTTCAATATCAACGGGCTGCGCGCCCGCCCTCATCAGCTGGCGGCGCTGATCGAGAAGCACCAGCCGGATGTGATCGGCCTGCAGGAAACCAAAGTCCACGACGACCAGTTCCCGTTGGCCGAAGTGCAAGCTCTTGGCTATCACGTGTACTACCACGGGCAAAAAGGCCATTACGGTGTGGCGCTGCTCTCGCGCCTGCCGGCGTTGAGCCTGCACAAGGGTTTTGCCACCGACGAAGAAGACGCCCAGCGCCGGTTTATCTGGGGCACCTTCGCCGACGAAAACGGCCAACCGGTCACCATCATGAATGGCTACTTCCCTCAAGGCGAAAGCCGCGACCACCCGACCAAGTTCCCGGCCAAGCAACGCTTCTATGAAGACTTGCAACAGTTGCTGGAAAGCCAGTTCCGCAATGACCAGGCGCTGGTAGTGATGGGCGACGTGAATATTTCCCCGGAAGACTGCGACATCGGCATCGGCGCCGACAACGCCAAGCGCTGGCTCAAGACCGGCAAGTGCAGTTTCCTGCCCGAAGAACGCGAATGGATGGCCCGCCTGAAGAACTGGGGCCTGGTCGACAGCTTCCGCCACCTCAACCCGGACGTGGCCGACCGCTTCAGCTGGTTCGACTACCGCAGCCGTGGGTTTGAAGATGAGCCCAAGCGCGGGCTGCGCATCGACGTGATCCTGGCGTCCAATGGCTTGCTGCCAAGGGTCAAGGATGCGGGCGTGGATTACGATCTGCGCGGGCTGGAGAAGCCGTCCGACCATGCGCCGATCTGGCTTGAATTGAGCTGA
- a CDS encoding substrate-binding domain-containing protein yields the protein MMLRVLFLLALFPLYAASAPLPAPDQGPALRIQGSNTIGAALGPALAKGLMEHQGLQAVRIEPAQGANEQRVTGKTRQGKTVSIEVAAHGSSTGFMALKKATADLAASSRPIKDSELVDLEPLGDLKSPEAEQVIAIDGLAIILNPRNPLNTLNTEQLAQIFNGEISTWEALGGIGGPIHLYARDDQSGTYDTFKELVLRLRGKPLGAGAKRFESSEQLSDAVSQDPQGIGFIGLPYVRQAKAVAIVDGDSHPMLPLNSLIATEDYPLSRRLFFYLPPSGHNPWAKALVDFTQSSKGQAIVAANGFIAQQVQAIAVEPRASMPEDYQAIARDAQRLTVNFRFEEGSASLDNKARQDLQRVVAYLKSHDKLDKQVTLVGFGDAKNDPQRAALLSKLRAMAVRRELVKNGVVLRDIRGFGAQMPVAANTADEGRIKNRRVEVWVY from the coding sequence ATGATGCTGCGCGTTCTGTTTCTGCTGGCACTCTTTCCTCTCTACGCTGCTTCCGCCCCCCTACCCGCTCCCGATCAAGGCCCTGCATTACGCATCCAGGGTTCCAATACCATTGGCGCGGCGCTGGGGCCCGCGCTGGCCAAGGGGTTGATGGAACATCAGGGCCTGCAGGCGGTGCGCATTGAACCGGCGCAAGGTGCCAATGAACAGCGCGTGACCGGCAAGACGCGCCAAGGCAAGACCGTGTCGATCGAGGTCGCTGCCCACGGCTCCAGCACCGGTTTCATGGCGCTGAAAAAAGCCACGGCCGACCTGGCAGCCTCGTCCCGTCCGATCAAGGACAGCGAACTGGTCGACCTCGAACCCCTCGGCGACCTGAAAAGCCCCGAAGCCGAACAGGTGATCGCCATCGACGGGCTGGCCATCATCCTCAACCCGCGAAACCCGTTGAACACCCTGAATACCGAGCAACTGGCGCAGATCTTCAATGGCGAAATCAGCACGTGGGAAGCATTAGGCGGCATCGGCGGGCCGATTCATTTGTATGCGCGCGATGATCAGTCCGGCACCTACGACACCTTCAAGGAACTGGTGCTGCGCTTGCGTGGCAAGCCGCTCGGCGCAGGTGCCAAACGCTTCGAGTCCAGCGAACAGCTGTCCGACGCGGTCAGCCAGGACCCTCAGGGCATCGGTTTTATCGGCCTGCCTTATGTGCGTCAGGCGAAGGCGGTGGCGATTGTGGATGGCGACTCGCACCCCATGTTGCCGCTGAACAGCCTGATTGCCACCGAGGATTACCCGCTGTCGCGACGGTTGTTTTTCTACCTGCCGCCATCGGGTCATAACCCGTGGGCCAAGGCACTGGTGGACTTTACCCAGAGCAGCAAGGGCCAGGCGATTGTGGCGGCCAACGGGTTTATCGCGCAGCAGGTACAGGCGATCGCCGTCGAGCCGCGCGCGTCGATGCCCGAGGACTATCAGGCCATCGCGCGTGACGCTCAGCGTTTGACCGTGAATTTTCGCTTCGAAGAAGGCAGTGCCAGCCTGGACAACAAGGCGCGCCAGGATTTGCAACGGGTGGTGGCGTATCTGAAAAGCCACGACAAGCTGGATAAGCAGGTGACATTGGTGGGGTTTGGTGATGCCAAGAATGACCCGCAACGGGCGGCGTTGTTATCTAAGTTGAGGGCGATGGCGGTGCGTCGGGAGCTGGTGAAGAACGGTGTGGTATTGCGCGATATTCGTGGGTTTGGGGCACAGATGCCGGTGGCCGCAAATACGGCGGATGAAGGCAGGATCAAGAATCGGCGGGTGGAGGTTTGGGTGTACTGA
- a CDS encoding acyl-CoA dehydrogenase has product MDFAYSPKVQELRERVTAFMDAYVYPAEPVFERQVSEGDRWQPTAIMEELKARAKAEGLWNLFLPESELGAGLTNLEYAPLAEIMGRSLLGPEPFNCSAPDTGNMEVLVRYANEAQKQRWLAPLLRGEIRSAFAMTEPDVASSDATNMAARAERQGDEWVINGKKWWTSGACDPRCKILIFMGLSNPDAPRHQQHSMILVPVDTPGVKIVRPLPVFGYDDAPHGHAEVLFDNVRVPYENVLLGEGRGFEIAQGRLGPGRIHHCMRSVGMAERALELMCKRSVSRTAFGKPLARLGGNIDKIADSRMEIDMARLLTLKAAYMMDTVGNKVAKSEIAQIKVVAPNVALKVIDRAIQIHGGAGVSNDFPLAYMYAMQRTLRLADGPDEVHRAAIGKFEIGKYVPKELMRSGQ; this is encoded by the coding sequence ATGGATTTCGCCTATTCGCCCAAGGTTCAGGAACTGCGTGAACGCGTCACTGCATTCATGGATGCTTACGTTTACCCGGCCGAGCCGGTGTTCGAACGCCAGGTCAGCGAAGGTGATCGCTGGCAGCCCACGGCAATCATGGAAGAGCTGAAAGCCCGCGCCAAAGCCGAAGGCCTGTGGAACCTGTTCCTGCCGGAATCCGAACTGGGCGCTGGCCTCACCAACCTTGAATACGCGCCGCTGGCCGAAATCATGGGTCGCTCACTGTTGGGCCCGGAGCCGTTCAACTGCTCCGCCCCTGATACCGGCAATATGGAAGTGTTGGTGCGCTACGCCAACGAAGCGCAAAAACAACGCTGGTTGGCGCCGCTGCTGCGTGGTGAAATTCGCTCAGCCTTCGCCATGACCGAACCGGACGTAGCGTCTTCGGACGCCACCAACATGGCTGCCCGCGCCGAGCGCCAGGGCGACGAATGGGTGATCAACGGCAAGAAATGGTGGACCTCCGGCGCCTGCGACCCGCGCTGCAAGATCCTGATCTTCATGGGCCTGAGCAACCCGGATGCGCCGCGCCATCAGCAGCACTCGATGATCCTGGTGCCGGTGGACACCCCCGGCGTGAAGATCGTGCGCCCGCTGCCAGTGTTCGGCTACGACGACGCGCCCCATGGGCATGCTGAAGTGCTGTTCGACAATGTGCGCGTGCCCTATGAAAACGTGCTGCTCGGCGAAGGCCGTGGTTTTGAGATTGCCCAAGGCCGCCTTGGCCCAGGCCGTATCCACCACTGCATGCGCTCCGTCGGCATGGCTGAGCGTGCACTGGAGTTGATGTGCAAACGCTCCGTCAGCCGCACCGCGTTCGGCAAGCCGCTGGCCCGTTTGGGCGGCAATATCGACAAGATCGCCGACTCACGCATGGAGATCGACATGGCGCGCCTGCTGACCTTGAAGGCGGCGTACATGATGGACACTGTGGGCAACAAGGTCGCGAAAAGTGAAATCGCCCAGATCAAAGTGGTCGCGCCGAATGTGGCATTGAAGGTGATTGACCGTGCGATCCAGATCCACGGCGGCGCGGGCGTCTCCAACGACTTCCCGCTGGCCTATATGTACGCCATGCAACGTACGCTGCGATTGGCGGATGGGCCGGATGAAGTGCACCGCGCCGCGATTGGCAAGTTTGAGATTGGCAAGTATGTGCCTAAAGAGTTGATGCGCAGCGGGCAGTAA
- a CDS encoding LysR family transcriptional regulator, with translation MNLSKVDLNLFIVFDAIYTEANLTRAGQIVGITQPAVSNALARLRETFNDPLFVRTAQGMVPTPMAQNIIGPVRNALSLLRVSVQESRIFNPQQAAKTYRISMTDLTEAVILPPLFQRLRRLAPTVVIESFLSKRRETTKELAAGRLDFAVDAPLNTDPQVRHVKLMEDRYVCAMRKGHPMAGKDKLTLDDYLALTHIHISSRRNGLGHVDLALGKMGIQRKIALRSQHYLMASQVLQQTDMVMTVPERFARRHELHWFNLPVNDVPPVETHLYWHESTDQDPANRWMREQMIELCQQVTAHEKKLDGKQA, from the coding sequence ATGAATCTGAGCAAGGTCGACCTCAACCTGTTTATCGTCTTTGACGCGATCTACACCGAAGCCAACCTGACCCGCGCCGGGCAGATTGTCGGCATCACCCAACCGGCGGTGTCCAACGCTCTGGCACGCCTGCGCGAGACCTTCAACGACCCGCTGTTCGTGCGTACTGCCCAAGGCATGGTGCCCACGCCGATGGCGCAGAACATCATCGGCCCCGTGCGTAATGCATTGTCGTTGCTGCGGGTGTCGGTGCAGGAAAGCCGGATTTTCAACCCGCAGCAGGCGGCCAAGACCTACCGCATCAGCATGACCGACCTCACCGAGGCGGTGATTCTGCCGCCGCTGTTCCAGCGCTTGCGCCGCCTGGCGCCGACGGTGGTGATCGAGAGTTTCCTGTCCAAACGCCGCGAGACCACCAAGGAATTGGCCGCCGGGCGCCTGGACTTTGCCGTGGATGCGCCGCTCAACACCGACCCGCAGGTGCGCCACGTCAAGCTGATGGAAGACCGCTATGTGTGCGCCATGCGCAAGGGTCATCCTATGGCTGGCAAAGACAAGCTGACGCTGGATGACTACCTGGCGCTGACCCACATCCATATCTCCAGCCGCCGCAACGGCTTGGGCCACGTTGACCTGGCACTGGGCAAAATGGGCATCCAGCGCAAGATCGCCCTGCGCTCCCAGCACTACCTGATGGCCTCGCAAGTGTTGCAGCAGACCGACATGGTCATGACCGTGCCCGAACGCTTCGCCCGCCGCCACGAACTGCACTGGTTCAACCTGCCGGTCAACGATGTGCCGCCGGTGGAAACCCACCTGTACTGGCACGAAAGCACCGATCAAGACCCGGCGAACCGTTGGATGCGCGAGCAGATGATCGAGTTGTGCCAGCAGGTGACGGCCCATGAAAAGAAGTTGGATGGCAAACAAGCCTGA
- a CDS encoding MerR family transcriptional regulator has product MSTTYSISDLARELDITTRAIRFYEEQGLLAPERRGQERIYSARDKVSLKLILRGKRIGFSLAECRELIELYDPSGGNHIQLNSMLAKIAERREQLEQQLLDIEQMKLELDTAEERCTQALAHTMSQVGH; this is encoded by the coding sequence ATGAGCACGACCTACAGCATCTCCGACCTCGCCCGCGAGCTCGACATCACCACACGCGCCATTCGCTTCTACGAAGAACAAGGCCTGCTGGCCCCGGAACGCCGGGGCCAGGAGCGCATCTACTCGGCGCGCGACAAGGTCAGCCTCAAGCTGATCCTGCGTGGCAAGCGCATCGGGTTTTCCCTGGCCGAATGCCGCGAGCTGATCGAGCTCTACGACCCCTCCGGCGGCAACCACATCCAACTCAACAGCATGCTGGCCAAGATCGCCGAGCGCCGTGAACAGTTGGAACAGCAACTGCTGGATATCGAACAAATGAAGCTGGAGCTGGACACCGCCGAAGAGCGCTGCACCCAGGCCCTGGCCCACACCATGAGCCAGGTTGGCCATTGA
- a CDS encoding hydroxymethylglutaryl-CoA lyase: MSLPLHVRLVEVGPRDGLQNEAQPISVADKVQLVDALSAAGLSYIEVGSFVSPKWVPQMAGSAEVFAQIQRKAGVTYGALAPNLRGFEDALAAGVKEVAVFAAASEAFSQRNINCSINESLERFAPIMAAAKQHGISVRGYVSCVLGCPYEGEIAPEQVAMVARELYAMGCYEVSLGDTIGTGTAGATRRLFEVVGAQVPREKLAGHFHDTYGQAVANIYASLLEGITVFDSSIAGLGGCPYAKGASGNVATEDVVYLLNGLGIETGIDLEALIRAGQQISNVLGRPTGSRVAKAGNAS; encoded by the coding sequence ATGTCCCTCCCCTTACACGTACGCCTGGTGGAAGTCGGCCCGCGCGACGGTTTGCAGAACGAAGCCCAACCCATCAGCGTGGCGGACAAGGTTCAACTGGTGGACGCCCTCAGCGCTGCGGGCTTGAGCTATATCGAGGTCGGCAGTTTTGTATCGCCCAAATGGGTGCCGCAGATGGCCGGTTCTGCCGAGGTGTTTGCACAGATTCAGCGTAAAGCTGGCGTGACCTATGGTGCCCTGGCGCCGAACCTGCGCGGTTTTGAGGACGCGTTGGCGGCTGGCGTCAAGGAAGTAGCGGTGTTTGCGGCGGCGTCCGAGGCGTTCTCCCAGCGCAATATCAACTGCTCCATCAACGAAAGCCTGGAACGCTTCGCGCCGATCATGGCCGCGGCCAAGCAACATGGGATCAGCGTGCGTGGTTATGTCTCGTGCGTACTGGGTTGCCCGTATGAGGGCGAGATAGCGCCGGAACAGGTGGCGATGGTCGCGCGCGAGTTGTATGCCATGGGCTGCTATGAAGTGTCCCTGGGCGACACCATCGGCACCGGTACGGCGGGCGCGACGCGGCGACTGTTCGAGGTGGTCGGCGCCCAGGTGCCACGAGAAAAGTTGGCCGGGCACTTCCATGACACCTATGGCCAGGCCGTTGCGAATATCTACGCCAGCCTATTGGAAGGGATCACCGTGTTCGACAGCTCTATCGCGGGCCTTGGCGGCTGCCCCTATGCCAAAGGCGCCAGCGGTAACGTTGCCACCGAAGATGTGGTGTACCTGCTCAACGGATTGGGCATCGAGACCGGTATAGACCTGGAGGCGTTGATTCGTGCGGGCCAGCAAATCAGCAACGTGCTGGGCCGACCGACAGGGTCGCGCGTGGCCAAGGCAGGCAACGCCAGTTGA